The Merismopedia glauca CCAP 1448/3 DNA window TCTTTGTTCTATGCAAAATTTTAGAGCGCCCAGACCTCTATAGGTGAGGTTAGACGCTCTAAGGATTTATAGTTTGGTTTTATATTTAGGGTCTTTATATTGGCTGACCCCATTTGAACTATACATAGTATCCCAAGGATTTTGGCGAGTGCTTATTTTTCTAATGTTTTCTTTATATTTCCAAAAGTCAGGAATTATCTTTTTTTGTATATTTTTGTAAATTAGATTGTAACGAAACTCCCAAAGCCTGAGAAATCAAGACTTCTAAGTTACGAACTGGGTACGATCGCACTGCCATTGTCGGATCGACCATCGGTTCGACTAAAATAGTAAACATACCCAAGCGATTACCAGCCAGAACGTCAGTGAATAGGCGATCGCCTACCATCGCGATTTGTTCTACAGGAAGAGCCATTGCTTCGGCTGCTTGCTTCAGTTTGCGCCGAGACGGTTTACTAGCAGCAATTAAATAGGGAAGATTGACAGCTTTAGCAATTCTACCAATTCGAGTTTCACTGATATTATTGCTGACTAGCCACAAAGACGCGACTTGTCTCATCTGTTGCACCCAAATTAACAAAGACTCCGAAGCTTCTGGAGATGTAATTGGGACTAGAGTTTCATCTACGTCCAAAATCAGCCCCTTAAGCTGATGTTTTTCTAAAATTTCTGGAGTTAACTTCAAGATAGTTCCACCCAGAACTAAGTCAGGCTGTAATTTTGCCCCCCAAGACATTCTGTTAACCTCTATTGGTTGTTAGCTGTTGAGTGTTAAGTCCTAACTTCTGACTTCTGACTTCTGACTTCTGACTTCTGTTTTGGCGTTGTTGGCGAATTTTGTTGGTGGCGTTGATATGATCTCTCAGGTTACTAGTAAATACATGAGTTCCATCGTAGCGCGCCACAAAAAATAGGTAATCTGTCTTTTTTGGCATTAGAGTCGCTTCTAAACTAGGTAATCCTGGACTGGCTATAGGACCTGGAGGTAAACCAGCGTTAAGGTAAGTATTGTATGGAGATGGAGTCCGAACTTGAGCGATAGTCAATGGCTTATCTGCGGTCTGTTTAATCTTTAAGCCATACTCAACTGTAGGATCTGATTCTAGACGCATTCCTTTTTGGAGTCGATTGGTAAACACACCCGCAATCAGCGGTCTTTCTGGAGCAACTACAGATTCTTTTTCGACAATACTAGCTAAAGTTACCCACTGCAACAGTGACATTTGGGTTTGGCTTTGATGTTGCTGATAGACCGGAAGCGCTACTTTTTCAAATTCCCGCAGCATTTGTTCAATGACTGCTTGTGGAGTGAGAGAACCTTGAGGAATTTTATAGGTTTCTGGGTACACAAAACCTTCTAAATTAGGTAATCCATCTGGTAGCCAAGGAAACTTGTCTTTAGGAATCTGACTTACCGCAGCTAAAAACTCTTCTTTAGAGAAGAAACCTTCCTCAGCAAAATATGCTGCCATCTGTTGCAACGACCAACCTTCCTTGATGGTATATTCTACCTCTTGTTTAACAGCTTTACCCTGACGGATCTCAGTAGCTATTTCGGGTAAAGACTGACTGGGAGACAATTGGTATGTCCCAGCTTTAAACTCTCCTTGAGGATTTTGCCAACTTAGGTATTTTGACCAAAGATTCCAGACTAGCTGGGAACGAATCAATCCAGCTTTTTCTAGTTCCTCGCCAATGGCTTGAGGCGCGCTACCTGGAGGAATTTGGACTGTAACCTTTTGAGATGCTCCTACAGGAGAAATTGCCCAATTCCACCAAGCCCAACCCCCTATCCCTAAGAGCAGAGGGATAGACACCAAAATACCTAAAAGATAATAAACCTGATGTCGAGATTTGGTCATTTTCCTTTTAGAGGAGTTTGACTTAGATGCTCTCATTTAAATCTCAAATTCCTTGATTATTTGGTAGATAAAGAGCTAAATTAAATGAAGTCGGGAGTTGGGAGTCGTTTCCAGCGCGCTACGCGAACCGCCCAGGCAGCCAAATTTTCACGAAAAGATGGCGAGGATGCCCAATGCCCAATGCCCAATGCTCAATGCTCAATGCTCAATGCCCAAAGTTTAGCAGTTATTCCATTTCATCAAATAGCAACTCTTCTAATAAAGGTTGAAC harbors:
- a CDS encoding YqeG family HAD IIIA-type phosphatase, producing the protein MSWGAKLQPDLVLGGTILKLTPEILEKHQLKGLILDVDETLVPITSPEASESLLIWVQQMRQVASLWLVSNNISETRIGRIAKAVNLPYLIAASKPSRRKLKQAAEAMALPVEQIAMVGDRLFTDVLAGNRLGMFTILVEPMVDPTMAVRSYPVRNLEVLISQALGVSLQSNLQKYTKKDNS
- the mltG gene encoding endolytic transglycosylase MltG encodes the protein MTKSRHQVYYLLGILVSIPLLLGIGGWAWWNWAISPVGASQKVTVQIPPGSAPQAIGEELEKAGLIRSQLVWNLWSKYLSWQNPQGEFKAGTYQLSPSQSLPEIATEIRQGKAVKQEVEYTIKEGWSLQQMAAYFAEEGFFSKEEFLAAVSQIPKDKFPWLPDGLPNLEGFVYPETYKIPQGSLTPQAVIEQMLREFEKVALPVYQQHQSQTQMSLLQWVTLASIVEKESVVAPERPLIAGVFTNRLQKGMRLESDPTVEYGLKIKQTADKPLTIAQVRTPSPYNTYLNAGLPPGPIASPGLPSLEATLMPKKTDYLFFVARYDGTHVFTSNLRDHINATNKIRQQRQNRSQKSEVRSQKLGLNTQQLTTNRG